ACTCCCTGTACCAAATCCAATCTTTGAGAATTTCAGGGGGAATATGAAAAACCGCGCCCTGATCGGCCTCGCGCTGGTCACTGTTACTGCAACGCTGTCTGCCTGCTCGACGGCCACGCCTACCCCGCCCACCGTCAGCCAGCGGCTTCAGACGGCGGCCACGGCAAAAGGTGTGACCGATCTGAATATCGTGACCCGAACCGACGGCGGCCTGAACGTGACCGGCAAGCTGAGCGGCAATCCCTTTGCGCTGCGGGTTCCGGCCAACTGGAACGGTTCGAGCGTGCTGAATGCACACGGCTACGTGCTGCCCAGCCAGACAGAGACCGTTCCCGACCCCGCCACCGACCCCAGCATCGGGCTGCTGACCACGGTGTACAGCCAGGGTTATCTGGCAGCCAACACGGCGTATGCCAAAACTGGGTACGCCGTCAAGGAAGGCATTGCCGCCAACAAAGCGCTGCGTGACTTTCTGGAAGCGGCAGGCAGCAAGAGCGAGTACATCACCGGCATTTCGATGGGCGGAAACATCGTGGTGGGTCTGGTCGAGAAGTACCCCAGCGACTTCGCCGGAGCCATGCCTTACTGCGGCGTGGTGGCGGGCTGGCGAGCCGAAGAACGCTTCCTGCTCGACTTCCGGGTGGTCTATGACTACTTCACCAAGGGCACGGCCTACGCCCTGCCCGGCAACGGTGACGCCGTTACCTACCGCGCCGACTACACCTATGCGGCAGTGCAGGCCAGTGTCGGTGGGCTGTTTACTGCCGCCGCCAAGGGCAGCACCGCCGCGCTCGGCATCATCGGGCAGGTCAGCAAGGTCACGGGCGTTCCTGCCGATGTCATCAGCTTCATCACGCCGCTCGCCAGCAGCAGCTACGGGCTTCAGGATTACCTGAGCACCACCGGGGGCAACGGCTACAGCAACGCCACCAAGCTGTACACCGGCAGCGCCGACGACGTGGCCCTGAATGCCGGTGTGGAGCGCATCGCCGCGACCTCGGCAGGCAGCACCTACCTCGACGCCAATTACACGCCGACCGGCAAGTTCACCGCCAAGATGCTGAGCTTCCACAACACCTCCGATCCACTGGTGCCCTACAGCTTCGAGCCGGAATTTGCCGGAATCGTGGCAGCGGCTGGCAACAGCGCCAATCTGGTGCAGCAGACGGTTGACGCCAACCCGGTCAATGCGGCCAATCCTTCGGCAGGCGGTCCCACGCACTGCTACTTCACGCCCACTCAGGTTTCGGCGGCGTGGAACGAGCTGCGCGGCTGGGTCGAACAGGGCGTCAAGCCCCTCGACGGCGCGAACATCACCGCTGTCAAATAACCCCGCCCGCTCACCCTTCTTCGACCTCCCCTCCCCGGCCCCCTGCGGTGCCGGGTGATTTTTTGCGCGTTCCAGACAGCATTGTTGTATTGCCGCACTCTTTGACGGTTCCGTCTGGCGTAGACTGGAGTACTGTCCCGGAGGCCCGCTCTGTCTGCGTGGGTCATGAAGGAAGCACTGACAGCACAGGGAAGCCGAGGAGGTGAAATCCGGTGGGAAGCACGCGAAATGGGAAGTAAAGAAGAGATTCGTGACCGCATCAATATTGCCGATGTGATCGGGGAATACGTGCAGCTTTCTCCCGCCGGACGGGGCCGCCTGAAGGGACTGTGCCCGTTTCACAAGGAGAAGTCGCCCAGTTTTCAGGTCGATACCGAACAGGGCTACTTCTACTGCTTCGGCTGCAAAGCGGGCGGCGACATGTTCAGCTTCGTGCAGCGTCAGGAAAACCTGAGCTTCGGCGACGCTCTGAAGAAGCTGGCCGAGAAAGCGGGCGTGACGGTCGAGACGCGCTACGGCGAGAAGACCTCACGCGACCTGTACGACGTGAACGCGTTTGCCCTCAGCTATTTCCGCGAGCACCTGCCGGGGCCGGGGCTGGACTACTTCCGGCGGCGCGGCCTGACCGACGCCACCATCGAAAGGTTTGAACTGGGCTACGCGCCGGACGGCTGGGACGGACTGCTGAGCCGCGCCCGCACCCGTGGCCTGACCGAGCGACAACTGCTGGAAGCGGGGCTGCTGAGCGAGAATGTCGAGTCGGGGCGGGTGTACGACCGTTTCCGGGGCCGCGTCATTTTCCCGATCCGCGACCACCTAGGGCGGCTGACCGGATTCGGCGGCAGGGTACTGGGCGACGAAAAGCCCAAGTATCTGAACACCCCCGAAACCGAAGCCTTCAAAAAGGGTGAGCTGCTGTACGGGCTGAATCTGGCCCGCGAGGCGTTGCGGCAGCCGGGCAGCGTTCCTGCTGGCAGCGAACAGGCAAAGGGCGGCGCAGCAGAGCTGATCGTGGTGGAAGGCTATATGGACGTGATCGCCATGCATCAGGCGGGCTTCGTGGGCGCGGTGGCGACGCTGGGCACCGCCCTGACCGCCGAGCATGCCACGCTGCTTTCACGGCTGGGCGTGGGCGGCCTGAGCCTGATGTTCGACCACGATCAGGCCGGGCTGAAGGCCACACTGTCGGGGCTGGATCAGGTGATCGGCTCGCGCTTCCGGGTGCGGGCGTGCAGCGTGCCCAACGGCAAAGACCCCGCCGACGCGGTGATGAGCGGGCCGGACGGGGTGGCAGCGGTGCGCCGCGCCCTGGCAGCAGGCGTCGATGAGGCACAGTTCCGGGTGAAGGCCGCCATCGAAAAGCACGGCAAGGACACCCGCGACGGGAAGCGGCAAGTTCTCATGGAACTGCTGCCGAGACTTCAGCAGGGCGACATTCTGGATGAGGGATCGGCACGCATCAGAGACGTGGTGTGCGACGAACTGGACATCGAACCCGTCGTGCTGCTCGACTGGCTGAGGAGCAAAGCCAAACGCAAGACCCTGACCGATACCCACATGGTCGCCATGACGGTGGGGCGCGGCGAGGAAGGGCACGAGCTGGCGCTGCTGCGACAGATTCTGGTCGATCCGACGCTGCTCGCCAAGCTGGACGGACAGACGCCGTGGCGCAATCAGATGGTGAGCAAGGTGATGCTGGCCGCCCAGGGAGCGAGCAGCCCGGAAGCGATTGTCGAACTGTTCCGGGGGCAACCCGAAGAGGCGCTGCTGATCCGGCTGCTGTTCGAGGGCCGCGACCCCGGCACCCTGGGCCGCAGCAACACCGAGCAGTATGAACAGAAGGTGCAGGGCTACGCTGCCGCTGCCGTCGACGATATCGCGGTGGGCCTGACCATCGACTCGCTGCGGAGCGAAGTAGACCTGCTGAAAACCCAGATCAAGACCGCCGCGCCTGCCGAGCAGATGGACATCCTGCGGCAGATTCAGGAGCTTCAGCGGGCCATCGAAGCCGAGAAACGCACGCGCCGCAACTGAGGACAGCCCTGCCTGTGTAGGAAATATGGCAGAGCTTTAAGTCTCAGAGAGGGCGCGGGGCGTTCTCCCGGGTGTTCGCGCTTCTGGAACAGACCCACTCTTTCCCCCTTCGGCAGAACTTTGTCAGAGTAGGCCCGCTAAGATTGGCCTATGACGCGTTCTTCTTCTCTCCTTGCTGCTGCCATCGTTCTCTCTACCGTCTCACTGACCGGCACTGTAGCCGCCCAGACCGCGCCCGCCAGCCCCCTGAAGATCACACTCAGCCGTTTTCTGGTCAGCAAGGATGCCAAGGGCAAAGAAATCCTGCTCGACAAGCCCAGCGTTCGTCCGGGCGACGTGCTGGCGTATCAGGCAAGCGCCCAGAACCTGATCGACAAGAATCTGGCCGATCTGAACGTGAATGTGCCGATTCCTGAAAACTTCGTGTATGTCGCCGATTCGGCCAAGATGATCGTGAACGGGCAGTCGATCACGCCCAAGTTCAGCATCGACGGCAAGACCTTTGCCTTTGCGCCGCTCAAGAAGAAAGTGCAGGTCACCAAGAACGGCGTCACGAGCACCGAGGAAGTCACGGTTTCGCCCAATGAGTACCGCGCCGTGCAGTTTCCAGTGGCAGTGCTGGCGGCCAAGAGCAGCGTGCTGGGCGAGATTCGCACCACCGTCAAGTAAGCCGCGCAGAGCTGTGTAAACAGAGCCGTTTAAACAGTATTCAGAGCAGCGTGAGGGGGCAAACCCTCAGC
Above is a genomic segment from Deinococcus ruber containing:
- the dnaG gene encoding DNA primase, which encodes MGSKEEIRDRINIADVIGEYVQLSPAGRGRLKGLCPFHKEKSPSFQVDTEQGYFYCFGCKAGGDMFSFVQRQENLSFGDALKKLAEKAGVTVETRYGEKTSRDLYDVNAFALSYFREHLPGPGLDYFRRRGLTDATIERFELGYAPDGWDGLLSRARTRGLTERQLLEAGLLSENVESGRVYDRFRGRVIFPIRDHLGRLTGFGGRVLGDEKPKYLNTPETEAFKKGELLYGLNLAREALRQPGSVPAGSEQAKGGAAELIVVEGYMDVIAMHQAGFVGAVATLGTALTAEHATLLSRLGVGGLSLMFDHDQAGLKATLSGLDQVIGSRFRVRACSVPNGKDPADAVMSGPDGVAAVRRALAAGVDEAQFRVKAAIEKHGKDTRDGKRQVLMELLPRLQQGDILDEGSARIRDVVCDELDIEPVVLLDWLRSKAKRKTLTDTHMVAMTVGRGEEGHELALLRQILVDPTLLAKLDGQTPWRNQMVSKVMLAAQGASSPEAIVELFRGQPEEALLIRLLFEGRDPGTLGRSNTEQYEQKVQGYAAAAVDDIAVGLTIDSLRSEVDLLKTQIKTAAPAEQMDILRQIQELQRAIEAEKRTRRN